One window of Kosakonia cowanii JCM 10956 = DSM 18146 genomic DNA carries:
- a CDS encoding sensor histidine kinase, translated as MHEIFDMLLAVFDRAALMLICLFFLIRIRLFRELLHKTAHSPKELLGVTAIFSLFALFSTWSGVPVEGSLVNVRIIAVMSGGILFGPWVGIITGIIAGTHRYLIDIGGVTAVPCFITSIIAGVMSGLINRKFPKAQHWRAGIIGGMICESLTMLLVVIWAPSTALGLDIVAKIGAPMIFGTVCIGFIVLLVQSVEGEKEAIAGRQARLALDIANKTLPLFRNVNSESLRQVCDIIRRDIDADAVAITNVDHVLAYVGVGENNYLDNDDIISPTTQQAITTGEIIIKNNDEAHRTPEIHSMLVIPLREQGIVTGTLKIYYCHAHQITSALQDMAVGLSQIISTQLEVSRAEQLREMANKAELRALQSKINPHFLFNALNAISSSIRLNPDTARQLIYNLSRYLRYNIELKDDEQIDIKKELYQIKDYIAIEQARFGDKLTVIYDIDEEVSCVIPSLLIQPLVENAIVHGIQPCKGKGVVTISVEECGNRVRIAVRDTGNGIAPEMIARVEADEMPGNKIGLLNVHQRVKLLYGEGLHIRRLMPGTEIAFYVPRQTSRATLLPSPERR; from the coding sequence GTGCACGAAATATTCGACATGTTGCTGGCGGTTTTTGACCGCGCGGCGTTGATGCTGATCTGCCTCTTCTTTCTGATCCGCATCCGCCTGTTTCGCGAGCTGCTGCATAAAACCGCTCACTCACCGAAGGAGTTGCTCGGCGTAACGGCGATCTTCTCTCTGTTTGCGCTGTTCAGCACCTGGTCCGGCGTGCCGGTGGAGGGATCGCTGGTCAACGTGCGCATTATTGCCGTGATGTCCGGCGGTATCCTGTTTGGCCCGTGGGTCGGCATTATTACCGGCATTATCGCCGGCACGCACCGCTACCTGATTGATATTGGCGGTGTGACTGCCGTGCCCTGTTTTATCACCAGTATTATCGCTGGCGTGATGTCGGGGCTGATTAACCGAAAGTTCCCCAAAGCCCAGCACTGGCGCGCCGGGATTATCGGCGGGATGATTTGCGAAAGCCTGACCATGCTGCTGGTGGTGATCTGGGCGCCTTCTACCGCGCTGGGGCTGGATATCGTGGCGAAAATCGGCGCGCCGATGATCTTCGGCACGGTCTGTATCGGCTTTATTGTGCTGCTGGTGCAGAGCGTCGAGGGGGAAAAAGAGGCGATTGCCGGGCGGCAGGCGCGGCTGGCGCTGGATATTGCCAATAAAACGCTGCCGCTATTTCGCAATGTGAACAGCGAGTCGCTGCGCCAGGTGTGCGACATCATTCGCCGCGATATTGACGCCGATGCGGTGGCGATCACCAACGTTGATCACGTGCTGGCGTATGTCGGGGTGGGCGAAAATAACTACCTCGACAACGATGATATTATTAGCCCGACCACCCAGCAGGCGATTACCACCGGTGAAATTATCATTAAAAACAATGATGAAGCGCACCGCACGCCGGAGATCCACTCGATGCTGGTGATCCCGCTGCGCGAGCAGGGCATCGTCACCGGCACGCTAAAAATCTACTACTGCCACGCGCATCAGATTACCTCCGCATTGCAGGATATGGCGGTCGGCTTATCGCAGATTATCTCAACGCAGTTAGAAGTCTCACGCGCCGAACAGCTGCGCGAGATGGCCAATAAAGCGGAGCTGCGCGCACTGCAAAGTAAAATTAACCCCCACTTTCTCTTTAACGCCCTGAATGCCATCTCCTCATCCATTCGCCTCAATCCCGATACCGCACGCCAGCTGATTTACAATCTGTCGCGCTACCTGCGCTATAACATTGAATTAAAAGATGATGAGCAGATCGACATTAAAAAAGAGCTTTACCAAATCAAGGACTATATCGCCATTGAGCAGGCGCGCTTCGGCGATAAGCTGACGGTAATCTATGATATCGATGAAGAGGTGAGCTGCGTGATCCCGAGCCTGCTGATCCAGCCGCTGGTAGAGAATGCGATTGTCCACGGTATTCAGCCCTGTAAAGGCAAAGGCGTGGTCACCATTAGCGTGGAAGAGTGCGGCAACCGGGTGCGCATTGCGGTGCGCGATACCGGCAACGGCATTGCGCCGGAAATGATTGCCCGCGTCGAAGCAGACGAAATGCCGGGGAATAAAATTGGTCTGCTGAATGTTCATCAGCGGGTGAAACTACTGTATGGCGAAGGGCTGCATATTCGCCGCCTGATGCCGGGCACCGAAATCGCCTTTTATGTGCCCCGCCAGACGTCGCGCGCGACGCTGTTGCCCTCACCGGAGAGAAGATGA
- a CDS encoding LytR/AlgR family response regulator transcription factor: MKVIIVEDEFLAQQELSWLIREHSQMEIVGTFDDGLDVLKYLQHNRVDAIFLDINIPSLDGVLLAQNISQFAHKPFIVFITAWKEHAVEAFELEAFDYILKPYQESRIVNMLQKLESAWQQQAGTASSPQSRENATINLVKDERIIVTSIHDIYYAEAHEKMTFVYTKRESYVMPMNITEFCSKLPTAHFFRCHRSYCVNLDKIREIEPWFNNTYILRLRDLDFQVPVSRSKVKEFRQLMNL; the protein is encoded by the coding sequence ATGAAAGTCATCATTGTAGAAGATGAATTCCTGGCGCAGCAGGAGCTAAGCTGGCTTATTCGCGAGCACAGCCAGATGGAGATTGTCGGCACGTTCGATGATGGTCTCGACGTGCTGAAGTACTTACAGCACAACCGCGTGGACGCCATTTTTCTTGATATCAACATCCCGTCGCTGGATGGCGTATTGCTGGCGCAGAATATCAGCCAGTTCGCCCATAAGCCCTTTATTGTCTTTATCACCGCGTGGAAAGAGCATGCGGTCGAGGCGTTTGAACTTGAAGCGTTCGACTACATCCTGAAACCCTATCAGGAGTCACGCATCGTCAATATGTTGCAGAAGCTGGAGAGCGCCTGGCAACAGCAGGCAGGTACCGCGAGCAGCCCGCAATCGCGGGAAAACGCCACCATTAACCTGGTGAAAGATGAGCGAATTATTGTTACCAGTATTCACGATATCTATTACGCAGAAGCGCACGAGAAGATGACGTTTGTCTATACCAAGCGGGAATCGTACGTGATGCCGATGAATATTACCGAGTTTTGCAGCAAGCTGCCGACGGCGCACTTCTTCCGCTGCCACCGCTCATACTGCGTTAATCTGGACAAGATCCGCGAGATCGAACCCTGGTTTAACAACACCTATATTCTGCGGCTGCGGGACCTCGATTTTCAGGTGCCCGTCAGCCGCAGCAAGGTAAAAGAATTCAGGCAACTGATGAATCTTTAG
- the glk gene encoding glucokinase, with translation MKKYALVGDVGGTNARLALCDVETGDISRAKTYSGLDYPSLEAVVRVYLEEHEVSVEDGCIAIACPITGDWVAMTNHTWAFSIDEMRQNLGFAHLEIINDFTAVSMAIPMLKAEHLIQFGGNAPVEGKPIAVYGAGTGLGVAHLVHVDKRWVSLPGEGGHVDFAPNSEEEGIILEELRAEIGHVSAERVLSGPGLINLYRAIVKSDGRLPENLQPKDITERALSDSCTDCRRALSLFCVIMGRFGGNLALNLGTFGGVYIAGGIVPRFLDFFTASGFRGGFEDKGRFKAYVQDIPVYLIVHDNPGLLGSGAHLRQTLGYVL, from the coding sequence ATGAAAAAATATGCTTTAGTGGGAGACGTGGGCGGCACCAACGCGCGCTTAGCGTTGTGTGATGTCGAGACCGGCGACATTTCCCGGGCGAAGACCTATTCAGGTCTTGATTACCCCAGCCTGGAAGCGGTCGTTCGCGTTTACCTCGAAGAGCACGAGGTGAGTGTGGAAGATGGCTGTATCGCCATCGCTTGCCCCATCACCGGCGACTGGGTGGCGATGACCAACCACACCTGGGCCTTCTCCATTGACGAAATGAGGCAAAACCTCGGCTTCGCGCATCTGGAGATCATCAATGATTTCACCGCCGTTTCGATGGCTATCCCGATGCTGAAAGCGGAACACCTGATTCAGTTTGGCGGCAACGCGCCGGTTGAAGGCAAACCGATTGCCGTTTACGGCGCTGGCACCGGTCTTGGCGTCGCGCATCTGGTGCATGTGGATAAGCGTTGGGTGAGCCTGCCGGGCGAAGGCGGCCACGTCGATTTCGCGCCGAACAGCGAAGAGGAGGGGATTATCCTTGAGGAGCTGCGGGCTGAAATTGGCCACGTCTCTGCCGAGCGCGTGCTCTCCGGCCCCGGGCTTATCAACCTCTACCGCGCGATTGTGAAATCAGACGGTCGCCTGCCGGAAAACCTGCAACCAAAAGATATTACCGAGCGTGCATTGTCGGACAGCTGCACTGACTGTCGCCGCGCGCTGTCGCTGTTTTGCGTGATTATGGGCCGTTTTGGCGGCAACCTGGCGCTCAATCTCGGCACGTTTGGCGGCGTTTACATCGCGGGCGGTATCGTGCCGCGCTTCCTTGATTTCTTCACCGCGTCCGGTTTTCGCGGCGGCTTCGAAGATAAAGGGCGCTTCAAAGCCTATGTGCAGGATATTCCGGTCTACCTGATTGTCCACGATAATCCAGGCCTGCTGGGCTCCGGCGCACATCTGCGCCAGACGCTGGGTTATGTCCTCTAA